From the Roseateles sp. XES5 genome, one window contains:
- a CDS encoding LacI family DNA-binding transcriptional regulator, producing MRPTVHDIADKAGVSLATVDRVLNDRPGVRGVTRAKVEAAIATLGYVRDVAAANLAKSRVYPLVFILPEGDNPFMRGLEAEVRRAGLHSAAERTRLSVTTVPAFDAAALARAIDAAIAEDVSGIAAVAVDAPEVFAAIERAKAAGIPVVTLVSDLAGSGRDHFVGVDNIAAGRTAGSLMGRFLGNRSGPVAVLAGSMRVRDHGERLEGFLAAMSAMPAARPILPVLEGQDDPALAHALISECLAAVPDLAGVYSLGAGNRGLIEALAARPDGALCVIAHELTAETRAALESGRIDAVLNQDAGHEVRSAIRVLRAKADGLPVIAAQERIRLEIFIKDNLPAAPDEDGN from the coding sequence ATGAGACCCACGGTTCACGATATTGCCGACAAGGCGGGTGTCAGCCTCGCGACGGTCGACCGCGTCCTGAACGACCGGCCGGGCGTGCGCGGGGTCACGCGGGCCAAGGTCGAGGCGGCGATCGCGACGCTCGGCTATGTGCGCGACGTGGCGGCGGCCAATCTCGCCAAGAGCCGCGTCTATCCGCTCGTCTTCATCCTGCCGGAAGGCGACAATCCTTTCATGCGCGGCCTTGAGGCGGAAGTCCGCCGCGCCGGCCTGCACTCGGCCGCCGAGCGCACGCGCCTTTCGGTCACGACAGTGCCGGCCTTCGATGCCGCCGCGCTGGCGCGCGCCATCGACGCGGCCATCGCCGAGGATGTTTCGGGCATCGCGGCCGTCGCGGTCGATGCGCCCGAGGTCTTTGCCGCCATCGAGCGGGCGAAGGCCGCCGGCATCCCGGTCGTCACGCTCGTCTCCGATCTTGCCGGCTCGGGCCGCGACCATTTCGTCGGCGTCGACAACATCGCCGCCGGCCGCACCGCCGGCAGCCTGATGGGTCGTTTCCTCGGCAACAGGTCCGGCCCCGTTGCCGTTCTCGCCGGTTCCATGCGGGTGCGCGACCACGGCGAGCGTCTCGAAGGCTTTCTCGCCGCCATGTCGGCCATGCCCGCCGCCCGCCCCATCCTGCCGGTGCTGGAGGGTCAGGACGACCCGGCGCTCGCCCATGCGCTGATTTCGGAATGCCTCGCGGCGGTGCCGGATCTTGCCGGCGTCTACAGCCTTGGCGCCGGTAACCGCGGCCTCATCGAGGCGCTGGCGGCGCGTCCGGACGGCGCCCTCTGCGTCATCGCCCACGAACTGACCGCCGAGACCCGCGCGGCGCTGGAGAGCGGCCGCATCGACGCCGTGCTCAACCAGGACGCCGGCCACGAGGTGCGCAGCGCCATCCGCGTTCTGCGCGCCAAGGCGGATGGCCTGCCGGTGATTGCCGCGCAGGAGCGCATCCGTCTCGAAATCTTCATCAAGGACAACCTCCCGGCCGCGCCGGACGAGGACGGCAACTAG
- the xylB gene encoding xylulokinase: protein MYLGIDLGTSGVKAMLIDADGKVVGSASGREVETHRPHAGWSEQDPADWIRATQEAVAGLRAAHPAALAAVRGIGLSGHMHGATLIDADDGVLRPCIMWNDTRSHREAAALDADPRFRSITGNIVFPGFTAPKLAWVKNNEPAIFAKVRRVLLPKDYLRLWLAGEHLSDMSDSAGTSWLDTGARKWSAELLAATDLDERQMPGLVEGTASAGILRPALAAEWGLGDGVVIAGGAGDNAASACGMGTVREGAAFVSLGTSGVLFAANARYLPNPESAVHAFCHALPDTWHQMGVILSATDALNWHARVTGVTAADLAAELGDALKAPSGVTFLPYLSGERTPHNDAAIRGAFLGLGHESGRVALTQAVLEGVSFAIRDNLEALKSAGTALSRVTAIGGGSRSRYWLQSIATVLGLPVDRPADGDFGAAFGAARLGLIAATGADPRAVLTAPATAETIEPETALAAAYEDAYQRYRRLYPAIRAAI, encoded by the coding sequence ATGTATCTCGGGATCGACCTCGGCACTTCGGGCGTCAAGGCCATGCTGATCGACGCGGACGGCAAGGTCGTCGGCTCGGCTTCAGGCCGGGAGGTGGAGACCCATCGCCCGCATGCCGGCTGGTCGGAGCAGGATCCGGCCGACTGGATTCGTGCAACGCAGGAGGCCGTCGCGGGTCTGCGCGCCGCCCACCCCGCGGCCCTGGCCGCCGTGCGCGGCATCGGCCTTTCCGGCCATATGCACGGCGCGACGCTGATCGATGCCGACGACGGGGTCCTGCGCCCCTGCATCATGTGGAACGACACGCGCAGCCACAGGGAAGCTGCCGCGCTCGACGCCGATCCGCGTTTCCGCAGCATAACCGGCAACATCGTCTTCCCCGGATTTACCGCGCCGAAGCTCGCCTGGGTCAAGAACAACGAGCCTGCCATCTTCGCCAAGGTCCGCCGCGTCCTGTTGCCGAAGGATTACCTGCGCCTCTGGCTTGCCGGCGAGCATCTTTCGGACATGTCCGATTCCGCCGGCACGTCCTGGCTCGACACGGGCGCGCGCAAGTGGTCCGCCGAATTGCTCGCCGCGACCGATCTCGACGAGCGGCAGATGCCGGGGCTGGTGGAAGGCACGGCGTCTGCCGGCATCCTGCGCCCGGCGCTCGCCGCGGAATGGGGCCTTGGCGACGGCGTCGTCATCGCCGGCGGGGCCGGCGACAATGCGGCTTCCGCCTGCGGCATGGGCACGGTGCGCGAGGGCGCGGCCTTCGTTTCGCTCGGCACGTCCGGCGTGCTCTTTGCCGCCAATGCCCGCTACCTGCCCAATCCAGAAAGCGCCGTGCATGCCTTCTGCCATGCCCTGCCGGATACCTGGCACCAGATGGGCGTCATTCTTTCGGCCACCGATGCGCTGAACTGGCATGCCCGCGTCACAGGCGTTACGGCCGCCGATCTCGCCGCCGAGCTTGGCGACGCCCTCAAGGCGCCGTCGGGCGTTACCTTCCTGCCCTATCTCTCCGGCGAGCGCACGCCGCACAACGATGCGGCGATCCGCGGCGCGTTCCTTGGCCTCGGCCATGAGAGTGGCCGCGTGGCGCTGACCCAGGCGGTGCTGGAAGGCGTTTCCTTCGCCATCCGGGACAATCTCGAAGCCCTGAAATCCGCCGGCACGGCTCTGTCCCGCGTCACTGCGATCGGTGGCGGCTCGCGCTCGCGCTACTGGCTGCAATCCATCGCGACAGTGCTCGGCCTGCCGGTCGACCGGCCCGCGGACGGCGATTTCGGCGCGGCCTTCGGTGCGGCCCGCCTCGGCCTCATCGCCGCCACGGGCGCGGACCCGCGCGCGGTGCTGACCGCGCCGGCAACGGCCGAGACCATCGAACCGGAAACGGCGCTCGCCGCCGCCTACGAGGATGCCTACCAGCGCTACCGCCGCCTTTACCCGGCGATCCGCGCTGCGATCTGA